A part of Triplophysa dalaica isolate WHDGS20190420 chromosome 17, ASM1584641v1, whole genome shotgun sequence genomic DNA contains:
- the nat9 gene encoding N-acetyltransferase 9 isoform X2 — protein sequence MRINEDTLLEGQKVVLVPYNADHVPRYHQWMSSPDLQKLTASEPLTLEQEYDMQKSWKEDNDKCTFIVLDKQKWADPSIPEEGCMVGDVNIFLTDPSDPTLAELEIMIAVPCYRGKGLGKEVTRMMMCYGISMLGIKKFEVKIGLDNKTSIAMFKKFHFKELTVSEVFQEVTLGVTVNENVRKVLFGNMDFMLQREYGKARDSRQAANQPFSL from the exons ATGAGGATAAATGAAGATACATTACTAGAGGGACAGAAGGTTGTGCTGGTACCTTACAACGCAGATCATGTTCCCAG ATATCATCAATGGATGTCGTCTCCCGATCTGCAGAAGTTGACCGCATCAGAGCCCCTGACCCTGGAGCAGGAGTATGACATGCAAAAGAGCTGGAAAGAAGATAACGACA AGTGCACCTTCATCGTTTTGGACAAACAGAAATGGGCAGATCCAAGTATACCAGAAGAGGGATGCATGGTGGGAGATGTCAACATTTTCTTGACAGACCCCAGTGACCCAACTTTGGCTGAACTGGAGATCATGATCGCAG TGCCCTGCTATAGAGGAAAAGGACTTGGCAAAGAAGTAACTCGGATGATGATGTGCTATG GCATCAGCATGCTTGGAATTAAAAAATTTGAGGTCAAGATTGGCTTGGATAATAAAACCAGTATTGCCATGTTCAAGAAATTTCACTTTAAGGAG CTCACTGTCAGTGAAGTCTTTCAGGAGGTTACTCTTGGGGTCACCGTGAATGAGAACGTACGGAAAGTTTTATTTGGAAACATGGACTTCATGCTGCAGAGAGAATACGGAAAGGCACGAGATAGTAGACAAGCCGCAAACCAGCCTTTCTCTCTGTGA
- the nat9 gene encoding N-acetyltransferase 9 isoform X1 — MRINEDTLLEGQKVVLVPYNADHVPRYHQWMSSPDLQKLTASEPLTLEQEYDMQKSWKEDNDSELPPNTCTCFMLVSCCHSRTCSLLDMFLCSFVFDFSPIECTFIVLDKQKWADPSIPEEGCMVGDVNIFLTDPSDPTLAELEIMIAVPCYRGKGLGKEVTRMMMCYGISMLGIKKFEVKIGLDNKTSIAMFKKFHFKELTVSEVFQEVTLGVTVNENVRKVLFGNMDFMLQREYGKARDSRQAANQPFSL, encoded by the exons ATGAGGATAAATGAAGATACATTACTAGAGGGACAGAAGGTTGTGCTGGTACCTTACAACGCAGATCATGTTCCCAG ATATCATCAATGGATGTCGTCTCCCGATCTGCAGAAGTTGACCGCATCAGAGCCCCTGACCCTGGAGCAGGAGTATGACATGCAAAAGAGCTGGAAAGAAGATAACGACAGTGAGCTTCCACCTAACACATGCACATGTTTCATGTTAGTGTCCTGTTGTCATTCACGCACATGCTCTCTACTTGATATGTTTCTGTGTTCATTCGTCTTTGATTTCTCCCCCATAGAGTGCACCTTCATCGTTTTGGACAAACAGAAATGGGCAGATCCAAGTATACCAGAAGAGGGATGCATGGTGGGAGATGTCAACATTTTCTTGACAGACCCCAGTGACCCAACTTTGGCTGAACTGGAGATCATGATCGCAG TGCCCTGCTATAGAGGAAAAGGACTTGGCAAAGAAGTAACTCGGATGATGATGTGCTATG GCATCAGCATGCTTGGAATTAAAAAATTTGAGGTCAAGATTGGCTTGGATAATAAAACCAGTATTGCCATGTTCAAGAAATTTCACTTTAAGGAG CTCACTGTCAGTGAAGTCTTTCAGGAGGTTACTCTTGGGGTCACCGTGAATGAGAACGTACGGAAAGTTTTATTTGGAAACATGGACTTCATGCTGCAGAGAGAATACGGAAAGGCACGAGATAGTAGACAAGCCGCAAACCAGCCTTTCTCTCTGTGA
- the lrrc59 gene encoding leucine-rich repeat-containing protein 59: MNKGKVENLRDKIDGNEVDLSLSNLTEVPVKELATFPKATALDLSCNNLTTLTLEFCNLTHLVKIDLSKNQLVCLPDEIGQLCNLQHLDLYNNKLRKLPVSFSQLRSLKWLDLKDNPLEATLAKAAGDCLDEKQCKQCASMVLQHMKVLQEEADMERERRLLKERVQEKKKEDKQREREAKEKEAQKKKKADEKEKKRQEYQAQMSALAAQEQQKKKREEKKKKAAQNDGKKTNSESVSKGKRSICSLFFSYLLKLLLLLIVGVSSVLAVCQLTELRKEAYCVPVNVHFDETVRWAQTLDIVRQVNQIMSDLRVWD, translated from the exons ATGAATAAAGGCAAAGTTGAAAACCTTAGAGACAAAATCGATGGCAATGAGGTTGATCTCAGTCTCAGTAACCTTACTGAGGTGCCAGTTAAGGAGCTG GCTACATTTCCAAAAGCAACAGCTTTGGATCTATCCTGTAATAACCTCACAACATTGACT CTTGAATTCTGTAACCTGACTCACCTTGTCAAAATCGATCTCAGCAAGAACCAACTTGTATGCTTACCAGACGAAATCGGACAGCTCTGTAACCTCCAGCATCTGGATTTATACAACAACAAACTGAGAAAGCTTCCCGTCAGCTTCTCGCAACTAAGG agtCTGAAATGGCTGGATTTGAAGGATAACCCATTGGAGGCAACGTTGGCCAAGGCTGCAGGTGATTGCTTAGATGAGAAACAGTGCAAACAGTGTGCGTCCATG GTTCTCCAACATATGAAGGTccttcaggaggaagcagacaTGGAACGAGAACGTCGGCTCTTAAAGGAGAGAG tacaagaaaagaaaaaagaagataaGCAGAGGGAAAGGGAAGCCAAGGAAAAAGAGGcacagaaaaagaagaaagctGATGAAAAGGAGAAGAAGAGACAGGAGTATCAGGCTCAGATGTCTGCTCTCGCCGCTCAAGAACAACAGAAAAAGAAGagggaagaaaagaaaaagaaagctGCTCAAAATGACG GTAAAAAGACCAACTCAGAGTCTGTCTCCAAAGGCAAGCGGTCCATCTGCTCCTTGTTCTTCTCTTACCTCCTGAAACTCCTCCTTCTGCTGATTGTGGGAGTTTCAAGTGTTTTAGCAGTTTGTCAGTTGACTGAACTGAGAAAAGAGGCATACTGTGTTCCAGTAAATGTACACTTTGACGAAACCGTGAGATGGGCTCAGACTCTGGACATCGTACGGCAAGTCAATCAAATAATGTCTGATCTCAGAGTGTGGGATTGA